The Hypanus sabinus isolate sHypSab1 chromosome 31, sHypSab1.hap1, whole genome shotgun sequence genome window below encodes:
- the LOC132384091 gene encoding solute carrier family 22 member 6-A-like has protein sequence MARVGAIVAPMVRLSGDYLPFMPMTIYGGMAILSGALAFGLPETLNTQLPDTVEDVESRWRSGKAPKADVIPEPGARIPLVEQRP, from the exons ATGGCTCGGGTGGGCGCCATAGTGGCACCGATGGTCAGGCTGAGCGGCGACTACCTCCCCTTCATGCCCATGACCATCTACGGCGGGATGGCCATTCTGTCCGGAGCATTGGCCTTTGGTCTCCCGGAGACCCTCAACACCCAGCTCCCGGACACGGTCGAGGATGTCGAGAGCAG GTGGAGATCGGGGAAGGCGCCAAAGGCGGATGTGATCCCGGAACCGGGAGCGCGAATTCCCCTGGTGGAACAGAGGCCCTGA